A portion of the Cryptomeria japonica chromosome 5, Sugi_1.0, whole genome shotgun sequence genome contains these proteins:
- the LOC131036029 gene encoding uncharacterized protein LOC131036029 yields MSGAIVCGKRSFVEDSSNVDSSYPISKKFRCSTVNSPVCGFSSGSRPPNPTAGADGDCNTILYQNINIPATDSSRKTGSDLGHPIQSLQKSQRFEDQIPSIDGTVVSAPVYTAGSGSEWVELLLREMQNACNMDDARVRSSSVLQAFEKAIVGSTLDDLHKENTVLKDRVEGLSHDNNILKRAVAIQHERLRQNEESRGRELQELKKCISEYEERIRGLELNNYALTAHLHQADAQQSNSILGGFHHSPPDVF; encoded by the coding sequence ATGTCTGGTGCCATAGTATGTGGGAAGAGGTCCTTTGTTGAAGATAGTTCTAATGTTGATAGCTCTTATCCCATCTCCAAGAAGTTTCGTTGCTCCACTGTTAATTCTCCAGTTTGTGGATTTTCCTCTGGGTCTAGACCTCCCAATCCCACTGCAGGTGCAGATGGAGATTGTAACACAATCCTTTATCAAAACATAAACATACCAGCTACTGATTCTTCTAGAAAAACTGGTTCAGACCTTGGCCACCCTATTCAGTCATTACAAAAGAGCCAAAGATTTGAAGATCAGATTCCCAGTATTGATGGTACAGTTGTTTCAGCTCCAGTGTATACAGCAGGTTCAGGTAGTGAGTGGGTGGAGCTTCTTTTGAGAGAGATGCAGAATGCATGTAATATGGATGATGCAAGAGTGCGTTCTTCATCAGTTTTACAAGCATTTGAAAAGGCTATTGTTGGTTCCACACTTGATGACTTGCACAAGGAAAACACTGTGCTGAAAGATAGAGTTGAAGGATTGTCTCATGATAATAATATACTTAAACGGGCTGTGGCTATACAACATGAACGTTTAAGACAGAATGAGGAGAGCCGGGGGCGGGAACTTCAAGAGTTGAAGAAATGCATTTCAGAGTATGAAGAACGAATAAGGGGTTTGGAGTTGAATAATTATGCACTCACAGCTCACCTTCATCAAGCTGATGCTCAACAATCAAATTCCATTCTTGGGGGCTTTCACCACTCTCCACCTGATGTCTTCTAA